CGGTTCTTTGGAATCTACCGTAGCAGAGCGAACCAAAGAACTACAAAATCAAAACAAACAACTCAAAGAGTATGCTTTTGTCAACTCCCACATGCTGCGTGCTCCTATCTCCAACATTCTTGGTTTGGTCAATTTATTAGAAAACAAACAAAGTAATACCGACAACAAGGATATCACTATTGCACTCTCACAATCTGCCAAAAACCTCGATAAAATTGCTAGAAAAATCAGCTCAACACTCGAAGATGGGAGTACACTCACTCGAAAGGACATTGATTATTTAATCAACAAACAATTCCACTCGAAAGAAAACAAATAACACTATATAGTGCATCTGTATCAGGTACTCCCCTACGTCATACATTTCACTCTCAGACTGCGAGTGCTACCGATGTGCTCGGATAGCGACGGCAAATGTAGCCCCACCACCAGGAGTAGACTCATACCATACCTCCCCGTGTAGGAGTTCGACATAGCGCTTGACCAAAGACAACCCTAAACCTGCAGAACTCTCCCCACCCGTAGGCCGAGCACTTAGTTTTGAAAATTTCAAAAACAACTTGGCTTCTTCTTCTTTTTTGATGCCTTGGCCTTGATCGATTATTCGAACAACCACTGCCTCTTCTACTTTTTCCGTTCTGATCACCACTTTGGTTCCCTCCTTCGAAAACTTGATGGCGTTGGAAAGTAGGTTCTCAAAAATCAATGAGATATAAATCTTGTCCGCTTCAATCTCACAATACCCTGCCCGATTATCGTATTCTATTTTGATCTGCTTACTTCGAGCCGTCTCATGCATGAGGTTGACCATATCCTGTAGAGCTGACGTGATGTCAAACTTTTCCAAATTCATATTCAAGTCACCCAAGCCAGACTTCTCCATTTCCAATACTTTGTTGATCAAATTTTGGGCATTCTCCGCTGAGATATCTATCATACCCACAAACTTGGCCTTTTGTTCTTGGTCAGAAGTACCCAAAATAATCTTGGACAAACTAGAAATATTGTACAAAGGGTTTTTGAGATCATGAGCCATGATACGTATGATATATTCCTTTTCATCGATCAACTTCTGCATTTCACCAGACTGCTTCTCGATAGTTTTCTTTTGAGCATTGAGCACCTCATTCTTTTTCTCCAATATATCCAAAGCCTTGGCTTGAATCGACTCAAAGACAAAGGCAATGAAAAGAATCATCGGCAAGAGTCCCGGAATCACCGACACATACCATTGCACTCTCAAAGAAGTATCATACTCTTCGGGCAATTCTATGCCTTCGAGTGCCAAGTATCCAAAAATATTCATTCCCAAAAACGACACAACTCCCCAAAATATCCCTGCTTGTCGATTGACTACCAAAAGAGCGAGAACTGGAATGGAGATAATCCAGGGATAGATGGCCGACCATACTCCCCCCGAAAATGCCACCAATAAAATAATGGCAAAAGCTCCCACAAACACATACAGATTCCCAACAAAAGAGATTGGGATCTTAGTCTTCATTAAAAATGGAATCAATAAAAAACTGATGATATTAAAGAGCATCAAATAAATGCCCTTATCGTAGGAAAACACAAAACTCATGGCCAAATAGCTTGTAGAAAACAAGCTCGTCAACCAACACGCACGAATCAAAAGTCGTGCACGCCGTAGTAAATTTGTGTCGCTAAAAAGTTCAGGATGGATGAAGAAGTCAATGGCCGCTCCTATCGTCATTAGTATGTTTTCATTTATCAACTCGAATATATTCAATATATTCTACCCATACCTCAAATGTAGTACTTTTTAAAGATTGGCCACTCGGACATTTCTCAGTCATCCATGCGCCACTGTGTAGGCTAGTACCGCACTGATGAATATCCAGAGCCCTTCTCCCAATCCCATATACAGGGTTTTTCGCAAAGAATGGTATTCTGAAAAACTCACAATCAAGGGAAGAGACAGTGAAATCAAAGCTTCGCAAAGAATCACATAAATGGGTGCATTGAAAATCATGGCTGTATTGTCATTGTACCACCACCATCCGGCCTCACTCGCGAGATGCTCGTACAACGGGATATACATACCGCCTGCAATACAAAGAATGACTGATGCCCATAATAAATTGTACTTTTTCATTAATAGCACACCAATAAAACTCAATTGAAGCAGCACATTGGACCATGCAAAAGGCATGTATGCAGGAGAACTCCAGATCATCCACTCCCCCTCAGGGTATACCAAACTATGTATCGTATCCACCAAATAATGGTCTGTGATCAACTCAAGCAGTCCTGCCACTGTTCCAAATATCATCAAACGTTGCATCAACGGGTTCTTGCGAATCAAAGCATACATCCAATAAAAAAGGTATAGGCCATAAGTGATAATACTGGCAGAAATGGGGCCAGCATCTAATACCGAACTACCTATTGACCATAGGATAAGAAGAAAAGCTGAAGACAATACAACAATAGTAGTTGGGCGATCAAGCCCTGGAAAATGATCGTTTTTCATCGCAAATTTAGAGTTAGGTGATGTCATGGTGTTATTTTTAATGGCTTCAGGCTTCATTATGAGAGACAAGGTTCCAATTTTTTTTCAGACTCGGAGGGATAAAAAAGTGCACCTTCTTCCCATCATTGTAGTGTTTGATGATTCCCTCAAGCAATACTCTATTGAATGGAGAGGATATCTTCTGAATCACGTCCCAATGTGCTATCTCACTCAGATGCCCCACCACAAACTTGGCCATTGACAGCACCAAACGATCCTTGAGATCATGTTGATTGGAGACACCGATACACTCACCGAGATCAACACCAGAAGCTTTCGAAAAATCTTGCAAAAAATACTCCATCAAGTAAGCAGGTACCTCGTCAAATGCACTCCCAGGAACCATATGGTTGAGAAATTGAATACAGGAATCGTTGAGAGCCTTGCCTGCTACAGATGGTGCTGCTTGATGCTTAAGTATCTTAGTCGCCAATCCGAATCCTTCTTCATAGGTATCTGGTAGCAGCGGTTCTTGTATCCCCATCAGATACCCGACGACTTTCCATACATGCATGTAGGCGCGACTTTGCTCATCAGTCAGTTCTACCTTGAGATGCTTCAACCCTGATAGGATCACTGGTCCAAACGACATCAACGTACCTGCAAGATCTTCTTGATTGATGGGTTCTCCATACACCTCCGTCTTCCAAGTCAAATCGCCTGTACGCTTTTTGAGAAAATAACGAATCGAAGCGTGTATCAGTCGCACCTTTTGGATGGTCACTAGGCCCTTCCCATTGGGCTGCAGTCCGCCAGGAGCCAAGACATTGACGACCATCTGAGCCGTCTCCATCAGTCTACGCGCCAAAGGATCTACTTTGCCATTGTGACTCAGCAAGCGCCCCGTATCATAGAGCACCTGCGCCCCGTGAGCACAAGTATAGCAGAGGGGAAGTGAGCTGACATTGAGCAACATGAAAATCTCTGGACCGAAAAGAGCAAACAACTCCTCTCCTTTCAGGATTTGACGCGAATCAGCCCATTCGGGCAAATGTCCACTGTGCTCAAAATAATGCGTGAGTGTATCTGCCAGTCCCCCCTCCAAAGCATTGAACGTATCCTGATCAAAGCTGTCATTTTGAACCAAAGTCGCAAAAACCTGATTGATCTGCGCTTCATACCCCAAATCTATGATTTTACGAACGGTATCATCTGCCAAGGGGTCCGTCTGTAGTCGAAATTGTTCTAAATCAGCCTCTGTCAACAGAGTTAAATCAAATGATGTATGCATGTGGTATTCTTCCTTTTTCTCAACCCGTGAAGATAATCTCGAAACCCCTTACCAAACAAGTTTAAAATTACGTTTGAGAAAAATCCTCTCCCTAGCCCCCAGAGAGCAATGGTAGATTCTCTGCTAGCCCACATCATTTTAGTCCTAGTTCTTTCAGTATTGCGGTTTTTAATGGATATTTAATTTCATTTTTCAAAACACAAGATTGAGACCTGCAAACCAGAAATTCGTATCTTCTAAAATCCGAATCATCGGTATACTCAAGCGATTACCTTTTATTCTAAATTTGATAGCTGTTGCCCTTTTGGTTTTCGATTTTGGCTTTGACCAATCCTCTACCATAGCCAAGGAGCTACTGTGGGTTTATACCGTGTCACTCATCATCACCTTGGCATCTATGTCCCGGCGCTACTTTTCAAAGCTCGACTGCCCACCTCAAAAAGTATGGCTCTTCGATGCGATACTGGGAGCATTCATCTCCTTGATTCTACTCAACTTCCTCTTTGGTCACCGCATGCTAGGTTTGGATACTGTAGAGTGGTTTGTGTTGTCAGTGTTGTTTGCGTTGATCCGAGAGTTCTCTGCTCTCAAAATCGACTTTCAGATTCAGTATTTCAATCCCGCGCAGCTCTTTATCTTCAGTTTTATAATCATTGTCCTACTTGGCATGTGCATGCTCATGCTCCCCAATGCCACCTACGATGGCATCTCAGTCATAGACGCCTTGTTCACTTCCACCAGTGCCGTCTGTGTCACAGGATTGATCGTTGTAGATACTGGCAGCTACTTTACACATTTTGGCCAATGGATCATTATTGGGCTCATCCAAATCGGTGGGCTAGGTATCATGACCTTCACCAGTTACTTCAGCTATTTCTTTCGAGGGAGCTCCAGCTACGAGACACAACTCCTACTCCGAGACATGACCAACTCTGAAAAAATCGCAGAAGTATTCGACACACTCAAAAAAATCATACTCATCACTATCATCATCGAATCGATAGGGGCTGTATTGATTTATATAAGTTTGGATAGCAAAATCATTCCTGGGTTCTCAGATCAAGTTTTCTTCTCCATTTTTCACTCAATCTCTGCTTTTTGCAACGCTGGGTTCTCCACACTAGCTGACAGTCTGTATGATGTCAACTATCGGTACAACTACTCCATGCACTTTTACATCGCCATGCTCTTCATCTTAGGCGGAATTGGCTTCCCTATTATTTTCAACCTCTTCAAATACATCAAACATACCATCCTGCATCGCCTCATGCAGCTAGGAGACAAAGAAAAAATCATCTACAGCCCGTGGATGATCAACGTCAATACACGGATTGTGATCGTGACTACTGCCTTGTTGATTTTCATTGGCACCTTGTTTTTCTTTGTCTTTGAATACGACAACACTCTAGCCAATCACCAAGGCATGGGCAAACTCGTTACCGCTTTTTTTGGAGCTGTCACGCCTCGTACGGCAGGCTTCAATACCGTAGACATGTCAGCCATGCATTTCTCCACCATTCTCTTCACGTTTATGCTGATGTGGATCGGGGCATCACCAGGCTCTACCGGTGGAGGCATCAAGACCAGTACGATCGCCATCGCTACACTCAATTACTTGAGCATTGCCAAAGGCAAAAATCGCATCGAGGTATTTCACCGTGAAGTAGCCGAAATCACTGTCCGAAGGGCTTTTGCGCTGATGTCGCTATCCTTAGTCGTCATTGTCATATCCATCATATTGATGGCCTGGTTTGACGAGGACCAACATTTATTACCTCTAGGGTTCGAGTGTTTCTCAGCATACAGCACTGTCGGACTGAGCCTTGGCATCACCGCTAGCCTCTCTACAGCAAGCAAGTTTGTCCTGATCGCCACGATGTTTGTCGGTCGCGTCAGCATGCTCACAATTTTGATTGCCTTGTTGAGAAAAATGAAGCATCTCAACTATCGCTACCCAACCGAAGAAATTTTAATCAATTAATCCACAAAACAAAATGAAGTACGTAATCATAGGACTCGGAGTGTTTGGCTCATCACTGGCCGAAAAACTGACCCAATCTGGCAATGAGGTGATCGGAGTGGACAATGTCATGAACAAAGTAGATGCATTGCGTGAGACCATCACTCACACCATATGTCTTGATAGCACCGACCCGCAAGCCGTGACCAACCTCCCCCTGGCAGACACGGATGTAGTCATCGTATGTATCGGCGAAAACGAAGGAGCCAACATCATGACTACTGCATTGATGAAGAAGCTAAAAGTCAAACGACTGATTAGCCGAGCTGTATCGATGTTGCATGAAACCGTACTAGAAGCCATGGGAGTTGACGAAATCGTACACCCCGAAGAAGAAACTGCCAATCGTTGGTCACGCAAACTCAACATCACTGGAGTCGTGGATTCGTTTCAGCTATCAGGCGACTACAACATCATCGAGGCAAATGTCCCTACCAAATATATCGGCAAAAGTTTGCAAGAACTGGGGCTGCAAGAAAAATACGATGTAGTAGTCATGACTACTATGACAGTCAAGCAAGAAGATACCGAACTGGGCACCCCACGAAAGACTGGCAAAATCTCTAAAGTCGCCAATGCAAACACAGTACTACACAAGCACGATATACTGGTACTCTATGGCTATATCAATGACATCCGCAAACTCCTCGACAATGGTGAGTAGCCCTCCCACTGTACATCTCCCAAAACACCCATAAAAGCATCAGTGTACAACTCCTCTGATACAAAAGTCACTCCCATTTCATGAGATTTAGACACTTTCCTAAATGCAGATATCTTCTTTCGAATTAATTTTCACTACTTTTACCCCTCATGAGATTCATCATTGGCATATCACTCACTACGATTTTCATCATTCAGGGCCTTGTTCCCAACATGGACATCTGCTGTGAATTGGAAAAATTGCCTACACTCATGCAACACTACGAAGAGCATAAAGCCTACGATGGTGATTCCTTCATAGAATTTCTAGTAGAAGACTATTTGAGTGACGAGGAAGAAGGACATCATGACGATTCTCAAGACAGTGAATTACCCTTTCATGGGCAACATCAATGTCCACACGCTCCTTTGTTTTGTACCGTCGAGCAGTACTTTGCACTGACACAAGTAGATGCTTTAGAAATCTCCCAATATAGCATGTACTCCTTTTCGATGGTATCTGCTTATGCCGAGGCTCCCTTCCAACCTCCCAAAGTCTAATATACAGGACAGGCACTCTGATTGCAGATAGATCCATGAGACGGATCAATCACAATCATTTGCACAACACTATTTCCTCAAACATGACTCATGGCTTTCTTGATCAGATTCAAAAAGCACACCACCCTCCATTTCCTTTCGTAAGGATCAGCGAATGGTGCGGTATCTGAGATCACAATAGATCTTCCATGAGATACATCGAAAGAAAAACACCGTGCCCTGTCGCACTTCAATGAGCGGATTCATGCCGTGTCCTCCATTTCAAATTCAGATCGGTGGCTATCACCATAAAATGAAGAATAAGCTCATGAGCTACTCTATTCAATTACTTCTATCATGAATAAACAAATCAATATGCTTGATAAAATCATTCGATTTTCCATCAACAATAAACTGATCGTGGGGCTCTTGACTCTCGGTCTGATCCTATGGGGTAGCTACTCACTGATTCAGCTACCCATAGATGCTGTTCCCGACATTACCAACAACCAAGTACAGGTCATCACAGCGTCACCATCTTTGGCCGCTGAGGAAGTAGAACGGCTCATTACCTTCCCTATTGAAATCACAATGGCAACCATTCCAGACCTAGAAGAAATCCGTTCCTTCTCCCGTTTTGGACTCTCTGTAGTGACCATTGTCTTCAAGGAAGATATAGACATCTACTGGGCACGGCAGCAGGTCAACGAGCGCATGTCTACCGTCCAGGCACAAATCCCCCCTGGTGTGGGACAGCCTAGGCTAGGCCCCATCACTACTGGACTCGGCGAAATCTATCAATATGTCATCGGTACCGAAAAGGGATACGAAGACAAATACGATGCAAGAGAACTCCGCAGCATCCAAGATTGGATTGTACGCCGACAATTGATTGGTACCCCTGGTGTAGCAGATGTCAGCAGCTTCGGAGGCTACCTCAAACAATACGAGATCGCCCTAGATCCCAATCAGCTCAACGCCATGCAAGTCTCGATCTCTGAGATATTCGCAGCACTCGAGTCCAACAACGAGAACACCGGTGGAGCCTACATTGAGAAAGACAAGCGAGCACTCTTTATTCGTAGTATTGGGCTCGTCAGTAGCATCGACGACATTAACTCCATCGTCATCCGCAACAACAGCGAAGGAATACCAATTTTGATAAAAGATGTCGGTACGGTCCAACTTGGCAATGCCGTACGCTATGGTGCAACCACACGAAACGGTGAAGGCGAAGTAGTCAGTGCGATCGTCATGATGCTCAAAGGTGAAAACTCTGCAGAAGTTATCAAAAATATCAAAGCGCGCATCAACCAAATCCGAAAAACACTACCGGAAGGCATCACTATCGAGCCATTCCTGGATCGTAGCAAACTCGTAGACAATGCCATCCATACGGTTTCCAAAAACCTAACCGAAGGAGCACTGATTGTCATTTTCGTCCTACTCCTCTTACTAGGCAATCTCCGTGCAGGCCTCATCGTCGCATCAGTTATTCCTTTAGCGCTACTATTCGCTTTTGGTATGATGAATTTCTTTGGTGTATCTGGCAACCTGATGAGTCTCGGAGCGATTGATTTCGGGCTGATTGTAGACGGTGCAGTGATCATCGTCGAAGCGACCATGCACCATCTAGGTCTGCTTAGATTGAGTCGTCGCTTGACGCAAAAGGAAATGGACGAAGAAGTCTATCAATCCGCCAGTAAAATCCGCAACTCAGCTGCCTTTGGCGAGATCATCATCTTGATCGTCTATTTACCCATACTAGCTCTCGTTGGTACCGAAGGCAAGATGTTTGGTCCTATGGCGCAGACTGTGAGCTTTGCCATTCTTGGGGCCTTTATCCTCTCGCTCACCTACATACCAATGGCATCTGCACTTTTTTTGAGCAAGGACACACAGACCAAGCCCAACATCTCTGACAAGATCATGACCTATGTGCATCGTATCTATGACCCTACCATACGTTGGGCGATGCATCAGCGTGGGGCCATACTCGGTTGTACAACTGGACTGTTTCTTATTTCTCTATGGGTATTCAATCGTATGGGGGGTGAGTTTATACCCACACTCGAAGAAGGTGATTTTGCTGTAGAGACACGTGTCATCACAGGCAGTTCACTCGAAAACACCATCCAAGGAACTACCCAAGCCGAACAAATACTACTGGAGAGATTTCCAGAGGTAGAGCAGGTTGTATCCAAAATTGGAGCAGGAGAAATCCCTACAGATCCTATGCCTATCGAAGCAGCAGACCTCATGATCATACTCAAAGACAAAGACGAATGGGTCAGTGCAAACAACAGAGAGGATCTCGCCAACTTAATGTCCGAGGCATTGGAAGATATACCTGGGGTCAATTTTGGTTTTCAGCAGCCGATTCAGATGCGCTTCAATGAACTCATGACTGGCGTACGTCAAGATGTAGCCATCAAAATATACGGAGAAGACTTGGACCAGCTTTCTGACTATGCCTTACAAATTGGGCAAATCGCCAACACGGTGGAAGGTGCTGTGGATTTGTACCTAGAAGAGATCACTGGTGTCCCTCAGATTGTCATTGATTACAAGCGCAACCAACTGGCCAAATACGGCTTGACGATTCAAGAGGTCAACCGAAACATCCAGACTGCTTTCGCAGGTGTATCTGCGGGGTTGGTCTATGAAGGAGAAAAGCGCTTTGACCTAGTTGTACGCTTGAATAAGACCAATAGAAGCAATATTGAAGACATTCGAAACCTCTATCTGACACGACCCGATGGGCATCAGGTCCCGTTGTATCAAGTCGCAGATGTAGTCATCAAAGACGGCCCCTATCAGATCCAACGAGACAATACTCGACGCAGAATCATCGTAGCTTTCAATGTCCGAAACAGAGACATTGAAAGCATCGTCACTGAAATCCGTCAGAAGATCGAAAAGCAAGTGGCCTTTGCCCCAGGCTACTCCGTCACGTATGGAGGACAATTCGAAAACCTAGTTCAAGCACGCCAACGCCTCATGATAGCCGTCCCTTTGGCCTTGTTACTCATCTTTGTCTTGCTCTACTTCACCTTTCAGTCCATCAAGCAAGGCCTTTTGATTTTCACCGCCATCCCATTATCCGCGATCGGAGGCATCTTTGCCCTCCATCTGCGTGGCATGCCCTTTAGCATCTCTGCTGGCGTGGGCTTCATTGCCCTCTTTGGAGTAGCCGTACTCAATGGAATTGTACTGATAGCAGAATTCAACAGGTTGAAAAAAGATGGAGTCACTGACCTCTACGAGCGAATCTACCAAGGCACTAAAGTTCGTCTAAGACCAGTGCTTATGACAGCCGCAGTGGCTTCTTTGGGCTTTTTGCCCATGGCGCTCTCTCACTCTTCAGGGGCTGAAGTACAAAAACCACTTGCTACCGTAGTAATTGGAGGTTTGTTCACTGCGACATTGCTCACATTGATCATACTCCCCATCTTATACTACTACTTTGACCGACCCTCATCCAAAAAAGATTCATTGTAAAATGACAAATAAAGAAAACATGAAAAGGAAAAGAAAAGATCTCTTCAAAGTATTGTGGCTTCTCCCATTGGTGTGGTTGGAAATGGGCTTCTTGGCTCAGGCACAATCCCTCTCTAGAGAAATCCGCACATTGGATGAAGTGATTGAAATTGCCCTAGCCAACAACCCAACACTCAAAGCAGCCAGTCTTGAGGTTGAGCAGCAGCGTGCCCTCAGAGGGAGCAGTTGGAACCTACCCAAAACAGAAGTGTCTTGGGTGCATGGACAATACAACAGTGTACGCAACGATGACAATCAGTTCAACATTAGTCAGCGGTTGGAATTCCCAACGGTCTACTCCCATCAAAAGCAATTGGCAAAGGCCCGCATTGAAGGCAGTGAGCAACAGCGGATCGCGACACAAAACGAACTGATACGTGAAGTAAAATCGACGTGGTATGCACTCTGGCTTGCTCAGAGCAAACACCTTCTTCTCCTCACACAAGACAGTATCTACCGCCGCTACCGAAGTGCCGCGGCACTTCGGTATCAGACCGGAGAGAGCAACATGCTCGAAAAAGCTACCGCTGAATCGCAAGTCGCTCAGATCGAATTATCAATCGCACAAAACGAAGCAGACATCTCCATCCTCCAAACGGAACTCATGACACTGCTACATGTAGACGAACCTGTCCAGATGAAACCAGGCCCCATGGTCAAACGAAAAGGTATACTTGAAACAGACTCTTTAGACATCAGTCAAAATCCTACTCTAGAGTGGTTTAGACAGATGATGCATATCGCCGACAAAGAAAAATCAATCGAAAAAGCGCAATTGATGCCAGACATCACATTGGGCTACTTTAATCAGTCCTTGAATGGCACAGGCCTGGATACTGAGGGTACGCCAACTCGATACACCTCCAGTGATCGCTTCGATGGATTTCAAGTCGGCTTGGCAATTCCACTCTTTGGGTCCAAAGCTCACATTTCGCAAATTCAAGCGGCAGAATACCGCAGACAAACGACCGAGGCCCAATTGGAAGCTACAACTATTCAGTTGCAAGGAAAACTGAAAGCACTGGTAGAACAATACTCTAAACACCAATCGAGTCTCAAATACTACAACGAAAATGCACTCCCACAATCGGACCTTATTTTGGCTCAAGCCCAAAAAGGATTCGATAGCGGCAGTATCAACTACAACGAATATACACTGGGGCTAACCATGGCTCTCAATATCAAATTCAACTACCTCGAAACACTCAACATGTATAATCAGACATTGATTCAAATTGAGTACATCACAGGCATACAATAAAACGACACACCATGAAATATATACATCATATCCAAACTCTGATTCTCTCTTTGACTTTAGTTCTATCAGGGTCGAGTTGTGAGAATCCCTCTGCCAACCATGAAGACCATGAACATCATGACGAGGAAGGCATCGTCGAACTCAACGATGCGCAGTATCAACGAGCACACATCAGTCTAGCCAAGATCGAATCACGCAATATTGGGATGGAACTAAAAGTCAATGGTGTCATCGATGTCCCTCCACAAAGCAACATCTCCATCAACATGCCCTACGGAGGATTCGTCAAGTATACAGAGATGCTACCAGGAACACCGGTGAAAAAAGGGCAATTTCTCGTCTCGATTGAGAACCCTGAGTTCATCCAGTTCCAGCAAGAGTACCTAGAGAGCCTGGCCAACCGCGAATATCTACATGCAGAATACAAGCGTCAAGAGCAGTTGCACGAAGAAAAAGTCGCCTCTGCCAAAAACTACCAACAAGCCAAGAGCACATACCTCGCCAATGAAGCTCGGCTCAAATCCATGGAAGCGCGTCTGCGTGTGATTGGTATCAGTCCCAAAAAGGTACAACATGGAAACATAACCTCTACTGTCAATCTCTACGCACCTGTCAATGGATCTGTGCGTGAGGTCTACACCAATGTCGGCAAATACATCAATCCACAAGATGTAATCATGGACTTGACCAATTCTGATGATCTACACGTCGAACTGACCGTCTACGAAAATGACATCCCCAAGATCAAGAAAGGTCAGCGTATTCGTTTTGCTCTCAGCAATGAACCCGACATTTGGCGAGAAGCCGAGGTCTTCTTGGTTGGAACGAGTGTACGCGAAAACCGATCTGTGACCGTACACGGTCATCTCCAGCATCACGATACAGACTCTGTGGATCAATCAGGTCTCGTGCCAGGCATGTACATCACTG
The DNA window shown above is from Reichenbachiella sp. 5M10 and carries:
- a CDS encoding TolC family protein; the encoded protein is MKRKRKDLFKVLWLLPLVWLEMGFLAQAQSLSREIRTLDEVIEIALANNPTLKAASLEVEQQRALRGSSWNLPKTEVSWVHGQYNSVRNDDNQFNISQRLEFPTVYSHQKQLAKARIEGSEQQRIATQNELIREVKSTWYALWLAQSKHLLLLTQDSIYRRYRSAAALRYQTGESNMLEKATAESQVAQIELSIAQNEADISILQTELMTLLHVDEPVQMKPGPMVKRKGILETDSLDISQNPTLEWFRQMMHIADKEKSIEKAQLMPDITLGYFNQSLNGTGLDTEGTPTRYTSSDRFDGFQVGLAIPLFGSKAHISQIQAAEYRRQTTEAQLEATTIQLQGKLKALVEQYSKHQSSLKYYNENALPQSDLILAQAQKGFDSGSINYNEYTLGLTMALNIKFNYLETLNMYNQTLIQIEYITGIQ
- a CDS encoding efflux RND transporter periplasmic adaptor subunit — encoded protein: MKYIHHIQTLILSLTLVLSGSSCENPSANHEDHEHHDEEGIVELNDAQYQRAHISLAKIESRNIGMELKVNGVIDVPPQSNISINMPYGGFVKYTEMLPGTPVKKGQFLVSIENPEFIQFQQEYLESLANREYLHAEYKRQEQLHEEKVASAKNYQQAKSTYLANEARLKSMEARLRVIGISPKKVQHGNITSTVNLYAPVNGSVREVYTNVGKYINPQDVIMDLTNSDDLHVELTVYENDIPKIKKGQRIRFALSNEPDIWREAEVFLVGTSVRENRSVTVHGHLQHHDTDSVDQSGLVPGMYITARIETAISTVPSIAEDAIVRFGGKYFVFAALGTKVEDDQTMHQYQMIEIEQGSNEDNYTEIRPVDSQLNLQEMEIVTQGAFTLLAKAKNTESGHHH